ACCCTCTCACCATCACCCACAAGTACATACTTATAGATAAGCAGACCTTCCATGCCAACAGGTCCCCTGGCATGAATTTTATTGGTACTGATGCCGACCTCAGCACCCTTTCCATACCTGAAACCGTCTGCAAATCTTGTGGATGCATTGATCATAACGCTGGATGAGTCCACAAGATCTGTGAAATCCTTCTTCTTGAACTTGTTCTCTGTGATGATTGCATCTGTGTGATGTGAACCGTAGGTATTGATGTGCTCGATGGCCTCTTCCATGGACTCCACGATCTTAATGGAAAGTATCAGGTCATTATACTCCGTACTCCAGTCCTCCTCAGTTGCCCTGAGAATACTCTTCAGGAAATCGATCATCTCAAGGATCGAATAGGACTGCTCGTCACAGCGCATCTCCACACCTGCTTCATCAAACCTTTTCGCCATTGTTGGGAGGAACTTCTCAGCTACCTTCTCATGGACAAGCAGGGTCTCCATTGCATTACATACTGCGGGATACTGGACCTTGGAATCAAAACAGACATCATATGCTTTTGTAAGGTCTGCATCTTCATCAACATATACATGGCATATACCATCCGCATGACCCAGGACAGGTATTTTGGTATTATCCTGCATGTATTTTACAAAGGCATTGGATCCTCTGGGGATGAGCAGGTCGATATATGCATCCATGCTCAGGATATCATTTACCTCCTCCCTTGTTTCCATGAGCTGGAATGCGCCTGCAGGCATACCTTTTACGGATTCCGCAGCTTCTTTTAACAGATCGAATATCACGCGGTTGGAATTGAGTGCCTCGCTGCCACCCTTGAATATGGTGGCATTCCCGCTTTTAAGACAGAGTGACATCACCTGTGGAACAACATCGGGGCGGGACTCGAATATAACGCCTATGAGCCCAATCGGACTACTTACCTGGAAGAGCTCCAGTCCCTGATCAAGTTCAAGTGCAGCGATGGTCTCACCAACCGGGTCTTTCAGTTCAATGACATCACGGATGCCGTCTATCATTCCGCTTATCTTGCTGTCACTGACCTTGAGCCTGTCCACAAGTGCCTGGGAAAGCTCGCCTTTTCTTTTGAGCTTCTCTGCAGTTTCCACGTCCTTCTGGTTTGCTGCCAGAATCTGATCACGATTATCATCAAGTGCCTGTGCCATTGCTTCAAGAGCAGCATTCTTTGTCCCGGTATTGACACTTGCAAGAATAATGGATGCTTTTTTAGCCTCAATGACCTTTTCTTCAATTTCCTGAGCCATGAAATGAACCACCTTGGGTTTCTTAAAAGAGGGATATGGGATTCTTAAGAGTCTTCATTATATAGTATAGTGATATTGCACATTACTCTTTGGTTTTATAGTTATCGATTATGATGCTACTTTCTTGTTTCACAACTCTTTTAAGTTTTAATTCACAAATATCATCTCAATGCCAGAGCCGGGTATTCTCTTTATTATTGCCGCATTCTTCTCGGAGGTTCTCGGGACAATGGCGGGTTTCGGTTCATCCACTGTCTTTCTTCCAATAGCACTGTTCTTCTTTGATTTCAGAACCGCTCTAATATTAGTAGCCATCTTCCATATGTCCGGAAATATTGGCAGGGTCACTTTCTTCAGACACGGCTTCAAC
The window above is part of the Methanolobus zinderi genome. Proteins encoded here:
- a CDS encoding glutamate-5-semialdehyde dehydrogenase, which encodes MAQEIEEKVIEAKKASIILASVNTGTKNAALEAMAQALDDNRDQILAANQKDVETAEKLKRKGELSQALVDRLKVSDSKISGMIDGIRDVIELKDPVGETIAALELDQGLELFQVSSPIGLIGVIFESRPDVVPQVMSLCLKSGNATIFKGGSEALNSNRVIFDLLKEAAESVKGMPAGAFQLMETREEVNDILSMDAYIDLLIPRGSNAFVKYMQDNTKIPVLGHADGICHVYVDEDADLTKAYDVCFDSKVQYPAVCNAMETLLVHEKVAEKFLPTMAKRFDEAGVEMRCDEQSYSILEMIDFLKSILRATEEDWSTEYNDLILSIKIVESMEEAIEHINTYGSHHTDAIITENKFKKKDFTDLVDSSSVMINASTRFADGFRYGKGAEVGISTNKIHARGPVGMEGLLIYKYVLVGDGERVADYAGPEARKFTHRKINRKASDVLDTTLE